AGACCCGCATCCTTTACGGCGGCTCCATGAAGCCCGGCAATGCGGCCGAGCTGCTTGCGCTTGCGGATGTGGACGGGGGCCTGATTGGGGGCGCGTCCCTGGTCGCCGACGATTTCTGGAAGATCGCCGAGGCGGTATCCAAGCGATAGCGGGCAGTCCCAGTTTCTCCTAGCCAGGGAGCGCGCGAACCCTTACAACGCCAGCCCGACAAGGTTCCCAGGGTCGATTCCATGACCACCGTCATTCTCGTCGTCCATCTCATCCTCGCCATCGCGCTGATCGGCGTGATCCTGATTCAGCGCAGCGAAGGCGGCGGGCTCGGCATCGGCGGCGGGGGCGGCATGGGCGGCTTCATGACCGGCCGGTCGACCGCCAATCTCTTGAGCCGCACCACCGCGATCCTCGCCGCCGGATTCATGGCAACCAGCATCACGCTCGCGCTGCTCGCCAACGTCAAACGCGCACCGACGTCGATTCTCGATCAGCCCGCGTCGCCGACCGCGCCGGCGGCGCCGCAGGCCCCGCAAGCGCCGCTCGCGCGCTGAGTTTTTTCGAACTCGTGGCGACTCGTTGCCGCGCACGGGCTCCGTTCCCCTCGCGAACGATTCGCGCGAGCGCGAAGGGTGTTTTTTTACCCCTAACGATCCCGAAATAACGGGCTTCATTTCGTGCTTTCGCCGCGACCCTCCGGCGCTGTAAATTGATCGCCCATGACCCGGTTCATTTTCATCACCGGCGGCGTGGTCTCTTCTCTCGGAAAAGGCTTGGCCTCCGCGGCTCTCGGGGCCCTTCTCCAGGCGCGCGGCTACAAGGTGCGCCTGCGCAAGCTCGACCCCTACATCAACGTCGATCCGGGGACCATGAGCCCCTACCAGCACGGGGAGGTCTATGTCACCGACGACGGCGCCGAGACCGATCTCGACCTCGGCCATTACGAGCGCTTCACCGGCGTCGCCTCGCGTCGTAGCGACAACATCACCACCGGGCGCATCTATTCCGACGTCATCGCCCGCGAGCGGCGCGGCGATTACCTCGGCGCCACCATCCAGGTCATTCCCCACATCACCGACCGCATCAAGCAATTCATCGTCGACGATCTCGACGGCGAGGATTTCGTCTTGTGCGAGATCGGCGGCACGGTCGGCGACATCGAGGGCCTGCCGTTCCTCGAGGCGATCCGCCAGCTCGGCAACGAATTGGGCCGCGAGCGGGCGATGTACGTGCACCTGACCTTGGTGCCGTACATCCCGTCGGCGGGCGAGATCAAGACCAAGCCGACCCAACATTCGGTCAAGGAGCTGCTCAGCGTCGGCATCCAGCCGGACATTTTGCTGGTGCGCACCGATCGCCCGATTCCCGAGGGCGAGCGCAAGAAGATCGCGCTTTTCTGCAACGTACGACGCGAAGCGGTGATTCCGGCGCTCGACATGAAGACCATCTACGCGGTGCCGCTCGCGCTGCACGAGGAAGGGTTGGACGCCGAGGTCTGCCGCTATTTCCGCCTGACCCCGCCCGCGCCGGACCTGACGCGCTGGCGCACCATCGTCGATCGCGTACTCAAGCCGGAAGGCGAGGTGACCATCGCCGTGGTCGGCAAGTACACCGGACTCCTCGACGCCTACAAGTCGCTGGCAGAGGCCTTGGCCCACGGCGGCATCGCCAACAACGTACGCGTGCGCATGAACTGGATCGATTCCGAGATTTTCGAACGCGGGGATTCGGTCCAGCACCTGGAAGACGTGCACGGGATTCTCGTTCCCGGCGGCTTCGGCGAGCGCGGCGCCGAAGGCAAGATCGCCGCCGCCCGCTTCGCGCGCGAGCGGCGGGTGCCTTATTTCGGCATCTGCTTCGGGATGCAGATGGCGGTGATCGAGGCGGCCCGCAACCTCGCCGGCATCCAGGGGGCGTCCTCGACCGAATTCGGCCCGTGCCCGGAACCCGTGGTCGGCATGATGACCGAATGGATCAAGGGCGAAACCCGCGAAAAACGATCGGCCGGGGGCGATATGGGCGGCACCATGCGCTTGGGCGCGTATCCCTGCCGGCTCAGCCCCAACAGCCGGGCGCGCGCCATTTACGCCCAGGACTTGATCTCGGAACGCCACCGCCACCGCTACGAGGTGAACGTCCATTACCTGCCCAGACTCGAAAAGACCGGGCTTCTGTTTTCGGGCATGTCGCCCGACGGCCAGTTGCCCGAGATCGTCGAAATCCCCGAGCACCCCTGGTTCATCGGCGTCCAGTTCCACCCCGAACTGAAATCGAAGCCGTTCGAGCCGCACCCCTTGTTCACGTCCTTCATCCAGGCCGCCGTCAACCAGGCACGGTTGGTGTAGGCACTGATTTGGGCGGCCTCGGGCAACTCCCCGGATTGCCATATTTCCATATCCGTGATATGGAAAACCATACATCATGAAGACGACCCTCAACATCGACGACGGCGTGATGCGCGAGCTGAAGCGCGAGGCGGCCCGGCGCGGAGAAACCATGTCCTCCCTGGTCGAGGCGGGAATTCGCCTCGTGCTCAAGAAGGAGCCGCCCACCAAGAAGCTTCCGCCGCTGCCCAGCTTCGCGAGCGGCGGGGCGCTGGTCGATTACGCCGACCGGGAAGCGCTTTACCGGGCGATGGAAGAAGACGACGACAAGTGGGCCCGGCTTTACGGCCCAAAGAAAAATAAATAATGTTCGTCGTCGATACCAACGTGCTGATCGACGCGGCGGATCGGGATTCTCCCTTCCATGCCCCGTGCCGGAAATGGCTCGAAACCTGGCGGAATCAGACATCCGCCTGGTTCCTGACCTTAGGCGTTTGCTACGAGTTCATGCGGGTCGTGACCCATCGTCGCGCGCTCAAGCAACCTTGGAGCGCCACCGACGCCTGGAGTTTCGTTTCGGGGATTCTGGCTTCGCCCGGGGTTTCGTTGCTGGCCCCGACCGAGCGGCACGCCCGCGTCGCCGAAGAAGTATTCGCGGAAACTCCCGGGCTTTCCGGCAATATCATCCATGACGCGGCGACCGCCGTGCTGATGCGCGAGCATGGCCTCCGCACCATCTACTCGCGGGACGCGGATTTCCACCGCTTCCGCTTCCTCGAAGTCATCGACCCCACGGCCTAATCCGGGGGCCTAAACGGCTGGCTTGGGTCGTCCGAACCCCCTATAAACGGGGCCGTATGAGCGCCCAGAAACACATCAAAATCG
The Rhodospirillales bacterium DNA segment above includes these coding regions:
- a CDS encoding PIN domain-containing protein is translated as MFVVDTNVLIDAADRDSPFHAPCRKWLETWRNQTSAWFLTLGVCYEFMRVVTHRRALKQPWSATDAWSFVSGILASPGVSLLAPTERHARVAEEVFAETPGLSGNIIHDAATAVLMREHGLRTIYSRDADFHRFRFLEVIDPTA
- a CDS encoding CopG family transcriptional regulator, yielding MKTTLNIDDGVMRELKREAARRGETMSSLVEAGIRLVLKKEPPTKKLPPLPSFASGGALVDYADREALYRAMEEDDDKWARLYGPKKNK
- the secG gene encoding preprotein translocase subunit SecG: MTTVILVVHLILAIALIGVILIQRSEGGGLGIGGGGGMGGFMTGRSTANLLSRTTAILAAGFMATSITLALLANVKRAPTSILDQPASPTAPAAPQAPQAPLAR
- a CDS encoding CTP synthase, translated to MTRFIFITGGVVSSLGKGLASAALGALLQARGYKVRLRKLDPYINVDPGTMSPYQHGEVYVTDDGAETDLDLGHYERFTGVASRRSDNITTGRIYSDVIARERRGDYLGATIQVIPHITDRIKQFIVDDLDGEDFVLCEIGGTVGDIEGLPFLEAIRQLGNELGRERAMYVHLTLVPYIPSAGEIKTKPTQHSVKELLSVGIQPDILLVRTDRPIPEGERKKIALFCNVRREAVIPALDMKTIYAVPLALHEEGLDAEVCRYFRLTPPAPDLTRWRTIVDRVLKPEGEVTIAVVGKYTGLLDAYKSLAEALAHGGIANNVRVRMNWIDSEIFERGDSVQHLEDVHGILVPGGFGERGAEGKIAAARFARERRVPYFGICFGMQMAVIEAARNLAGIQGASSTEFGPCPEPVVGMMTEWIKGETREKRSAGGDMGGTMRLGAYPCRLSPNSRARAIYAQDLISERHRHRYEVNVHYLPRLEKTGLLFSGMSPDGQLPEIVEIPEHPWFIGVQFHPELKSKPFEPHPLFTSFIQAAVNQARLV